TGGGATTCAGATGAGTCGTTATCCCGGAGCTGGGGGATTGCGAGTGAATTACCGAAGGCTGATCTGAAAATCGTAGCTTATGATTTCGGGATCAAGTGGAACATTCTGCGCAGCCTTCGCCGGAATGGCATGTCTGTGACCGTGGTGCCTGCCCAGACGTCTGCGGCAGAGGTTCTGAAGCTGAAGCCCGATGGAGTCTTTTTCTCTAATGGGCCAGCTGATCCTGCGGCGGTTACTTATGCGATTGATGCGGCCCGTGAATTACTGGGCAAGCTCCCGTTGATGGGGATTTGCCTCGGGCACCAGATTTTGGGATTGGCCTGTGGCGGGAAGACGTACCGGCTTAAGTTTGGTCATCATGGGTGTAATCATCCTGTGAAGAATTTACTGACGAATGCGGTGGAGATTACCTCTCAAAACCATAATTTTTCAGTAGATCCAGCCTCCTTGGACATGTCCAAACTTAACGTGACGCATATTAATTTGAATGATCAGACGGTAGAGGGATTGTCACACAAGAAAGAGCCGATGTTCTGTGTTCAGTATCATCCCGAATCCTCTCCGGGGCCCCATGATCCTTATTATCTATTCACCCAGTTCCGCGAATTAATTCGAAAGGCTTAAACGTTATGCAGGGTCACAATTGGATTGCCATTCTTGATTTCGGGTCCCAGTACAGTCAACTGATTGCCCGCCGGGTGCGTGAACAGCGGGTCTATTCCGAGCTGTTGAAATTCAATATTACCGCGGCTGAACTGGCCGCCCGTAAACCAGCGGGAATCATTTTATCGGGTGGCCCGGCGAGCGTTTTAGACAAAGGGTCCCCCTTGTGTGATCCGGCCATCTATGAGTTGGGCGTGCCTGTCCTGGGAATATGCTATGGGCAGCAGATGACGGCCAAACTTATGAATGGTGCCGTAAAGCCTGGGCATACCCGGGAATATGGCAGCGCGCGGATCTCGGTGGTGGATTCCTCCTCATTGTTTCGTGATCTACCTTCGACGCTTGATGTATGGATGAGTCACGGCGATCAGGTGGAGCGTATGCCTGAGGGCTTTTCCGTGTTGGCCAAGACGGATACGTGTCCGGTGGCGGCCATGGGGAATTCTGCGCGACGAATCTATGGACTTCAGTTCCATCCCGAGGTGGTTCATACCCCACAGGGATCGACCATTCTCAGCCGCTTCCTCTTTGATATCTGCAAGTGTCGGCCTGATTGGGAAATGGCCCAGTTCATCAAGGAGAGCGTGGCGGCTATCCAGACAAAAGTGGGGGATGGTCACGTTTTGTGCGGGCTGAGTG
Above is a genomic segment from bacterium containing:
- the carA gene encoding glutamine-hydrolyzing carbamoyl-phosphate synthase small subunit — protein: MASKWNWAEQRARKAFVALQDGTILRGYSVGAPVDAYGEVVFNTGMAGYQEILSDPSYSGQFVTMTYPEIGSTGMNQADMESRQLFASGFIIHDMNIPSNWRADGSVSEYLAKWSIPAIAGVDTRALTTRLRMEGTQRGFMSVSGKVNEADAVQKAKEWVGLDGQDYAAKVSCKKAYQWDSDESLSRSWGIASELPKADLKIVAYDFGIKWNILRSLRRNGMSVTVVPAQTSAAEVLKLKPDGVFFSNGPADPAAVTYAIDAARELLGKLPLMGICLGHQILGLACGGKTYRLKFGHHGCNHPVKNLLTNAVEITSQNHNFSVDPASLDMSKLNVTHINLNDQTVEGLSHKKEPMFCVQYHPESSPGPHDPYYLFTQFRELIRKA